The genomic stretch AACGAGGGGCGTGAAGAGCTTCATGGGTGGCATCCGCTAGCGGGATTTGACGTTTGACGACACCTGAACCCTAAGCTTAAAGTCAACTTGAATGTCAAGCCTGCGGAGCACGCACATGAAAATCGGCGAACTGGCCCGCCTGAGCGGCGTGGCGGCCTCGCGCATCCGGTTCTATGAAGCGAGCGGCCTGCTGCACCCGGCCGAGCGGCAATCCAATGGGTATCGGGAATACCCGCCCGAGTCGGTGACGCGCTTGGAGATCATCCTGCGCGCGCAAAGCGCGGGGTTCTCGCTCGAAGAAATTCGCGCCCTGCTGCCGGGGCATCTCGGGGAATGGCCACGCGAGCAACTGCTGCAAGCCCTGCGCCGCAAAGTCGCGGAAATCGATGTGCTCGAGCAGCGCTTGGCGCAAAACAAGCGCGACTTGCTTGCGCTCATTCGCGAAGTCGATCACGAGCCCGACGGCGAAGACTGCGCCGACCGCGCCCGCCGCGTCT from Ralstonia pickettii encodes the following:
- a CDS encoding MerR family transcriptional regulator encodes the protein MKIGELARLSGVAASRIRFYEASGLLHPAERQSNGYREYPPESVTRLEIILRAQSAGFSLEEIRALLPGHLGEWPREQLLQALRRKVAEIDVLEQRLAQNKRDLLALIREVDHEPDGEDCADRARRVFDKMNLRPLKQPAAEPPARAARKRG